The following coding sequences lie in one Megalodesulfovibrio gigas DSM 1382 = ATCC 19364 genomic window:
- a CDS encoding glycosyltransferase family 2 protein, producing MHEQMSIKKQERAAGEFGALDLGAAAASYRNYLNTFQIDAPLAASFINRVLAEGPMQLPPRVARLFEQAVKAAVQLSPFDPDILHIGGQTGLFPNIETVRKVLLATNPEPQVYEEVRHALFKHHAEDIRKICQGMLTRHPMAVVFADLLLRVDLYEGRAPDPLLQRFQCPRVLAPLWEKRRFDHFATMGDDANALPLWERVAPLAQGDSFTLSRAAELWRRQGDLDTCLELYAQAQALDPLTTPYALRMQALRQPLVPNHALVQEKSVCICLYSFNKAQMLGETLESLAGCQIGPARILVLLNGCSDHSREVVARARERFPHNALDILDLPVNVGAPAARNWLLSQPAVQQSEYVAFLDDDVYLQPDWLAHFLTVAEADPRIGNVGCKVVFPGEHALLQYLYRHVSVCTEQAIRVSLPTPYLQYDIGLYDVVRETRVVMGCQHLLRVAALKDAPWFDIRYSPSQIDDTDHDLQLCLAGWKVWYCGTVTCVHRQNSGTSVRSALNWAGQGNVMGNDVKFYYKWLEHWQALRALDSVGCTALAQAE from the coding sequence ATGCATGAACAAATGTCCATCAAAAAACAGGAGCGCGCTGCCGGCGAGTTCGGCGCGCTGGATCTTGGCGCCGCCGCCGCCAGTTATCGAAACTATCTCAATACGTTCCAGATAGATGCGCCCCTGGCGGCATCCTTCATCAACCGTGTGCTGGCAGAAGGCCCCATGCAGCTGCCGCCCCGGGTGGCGAGGCTGTTCGAGCAGGCCGTCAAGGCGGCGGTGCAGTTGTCGCCCTTCGATCCGGACATCCTGCACATCGGCGGGCAGACCGGGCTGTTCCCCAATATCGAGACCGTGCGCAAGGTGCTGCTGGCCACCAATCCCGAGCCGCAGGTGTATGAGGAGGTCCGCCACGCCCTGTTCAAGCATCATGCGGAAGACATCCGCAAGATCTGCCAGGGCATGCTGACCCGGCACCCCATGGCCGTGGTGTTTGCGGATCTGCTCCTGCGGGTGGATCTCTACGAGGGCCGCGCGCCGGATCCGCTCCTGCAGCGTTTTCAGTGTCCCAGGGTGCTGGCGCCGCTCTGGGAGAAACGACGCTTCGACCATTTCGCCACCATGGGGGACGACGCCAACGCCCTGCCCCTGTGGGAGCGGGTAGCGCCCCTGGCCCAGGGCGATTCCTTCACCCTCAGCCGCGCGGCGGAACTGTGGCGGCGGCAGGGCGATCTGGATACCTGCCTGGAATTGTACGCCCAGGCCCAGGCCCTGGACCCCCTCACCACGCCGTACGCCCTGCGCATGCAGGCCCTGCGGCAACCGCTTGTCCCCAACCACGCATTGGTGCAGGAAAAATCCGTCTGCATCTGCCTGTACAGCTTCAACAAGGCGCAGATGCTGGGCGAGACGCTGGAGAGCCTGGCCGGTTGCCAGATCGGGCCGGCCCGCATCCTGGTGCTGCTCAACGGCTGCAGCGACCACAGCCGCGAGGTGGTGGCGCGTGCCCGGGAGCGCTTCCCGCACAATGCGCTGGACATCCTCGACCTGCCGGTGAATGTGGGCGCGCCCGCGGCCCGCAACTGGCTCCTGAGCCAGCCCGCGGTGCAGCAGAGCGAGTACGTCGCCTTTCTGGACGACGACGTATACCTGCAGCCGGACTGGCTGGCGCACTTCCTCACCGTGGCCGAGGCCGATCCACGCATCGGCAATGTGGGCTGCAAGGTGGTGTTTCCCGGGGAGCATGCACTCTTGCAGTACCTGTACCGGCATGTGTCTGTTTGCACGGAGCAGGCCATCCGCGTCAGCCTGCCCACGCCGTACCTGCAGTACGACATCGGCTTGTACGATGTGGTCCGGGAAACCCGGGTGGTCATGGGCTGCCAGCACCTGCTGCGGGTGGCCGCCCTCAAGGATGCGCCGTGGTTCGATATCCGCTATTCTCCTTCCCAGATTGACGATACCGACCACGATCTGCAGCTGTGCCTGGCCGGCTGGAAGGTCTGGTACTGCGGCACGGTGACCTGTGTGCACCGGCAGAACTCGGGCACGTCCGTGCGCAGCGCCCTGAACTGGGCCGGGCAGGGCAACGTGATGGGGAACGATGTGAAATTCTATTACAAGTGGCTCGAACATTGGCAGGCGTTGCGCGCCCTGGATTCCGTGGGCTGCACCGCCTTGGCCCAGGCGGAATAG
- a CDS encoding HprK-related kinase B produces MIPTVQQLVDAVLAETQTPHTLFLAFGHYVAEVRSNHAPLIETLRSYYRDFLTEPATPQAVIHAVEATPLEPVALAAQGLDFAAKQPDPGKTKIKEEFLDLPDGRLVRKRLTGLLFAFGAGRHLALGPCLQNDNQIVNFINNRFIEYCLDGGSLLFHAAGVARHGQGLALAGFSGMGKSTLALHIMRRGTQFVSNDRLMVKGGEPYDDPATGISMFGVAKMPRINPGTILNNPDLTSVMTEEEREEFESLPLDELWSLEHKYDAFIDECFGPGKFILASAMSGLVLLNWKRDGGPLKIAQIDLASRDDLMPAFMKPAGLFYGPGKETPYTMEAYRDLLARCPVYELSGGVDFDAAADWCASLIK; encoded by the coding sequence ATGATTCCCACCGTGCAACAGCTTGTGGATGCCGTGCTGGCCGAGACCCAGACGCCGCACACCCTGTTCCTGGCCTTCGGGCATTACGTGGCCGAGGTGCGCTCCAATCATGCGCCCCTCATCGAGACCCTGCGCAGCTACTACCGCGACTTCCTGACCGAGCCGGCTACGCCCCAGGCCGTCATTCATGCCGTGGAGGCCACCCCCCTGGAACCGGTCGCCCTGGCCGCCCAGGGCCTGGACTTCGCCGCCAAGCAGCCGGACCCGGGCAAGACCAAGATCAAGGAAGAATTTCTGGATCTTCCCGATGGCCGGCTGGTGCGCAAGCGCCTCACCGGGCTGCTGTTCGCCTTCGGGGCCGGGCGGCATCTGGCCCTGGGGCCCTGCCTGCAGAACGACAACCAGATCGTCAACTTCATCAACAACCGCTTCATTGAATACTGCCTGGACGGCGGCAGCCTGCTCTTCCATGCCGCGGGTGTGGCCCGGCACGGCCAGGGCCTGGCCCTGGCCGGGTTCTCGGGCATGGGCAAGTCCACCCTGGCGCTGCACATCATGCGCCGGGGCACGCAGTTCGTCTCCAACGACCGGCTGATGGTCAAGGGCGGAGAACCGTACGACGATCCCGCCACCGGCATCTCCATGTTCGGCGTGGCCAAAATGCCGCGCATCAACCCCGGCACCATCCTCAACAATCCGGACCTGACGTCCGTGATGACCGAGGAGGAGCGCGAGGAGTTCGAATCCCTGCCCCTGGACGAGCTCTGGAGCCTGGAGCACAAGTACGATGCCTTCATCGACGAGTGCTTCGGCCCCGGCAAGTTCATCCTGGCCTCGGCCATGAGCGGGCTGGTGCTGCTGAACTGGAAGCGCGACGGCGGGCCGTTGAAAATTGCCCAGATAGATCTGGCCTCCCGCGACGACCTGATGCCCGCCTTCATGAAGCCGGCCGGCCTGTTCTACGGCCCAGGCAAGGAAACGCCCTACACCATGGAAGCCTACCGCGACCTGCTGGCCCGGTGCCCGGTGTATGAACTCAGCGGCGGCGTGGATTTTGACGCCGCGGCCGACTGGTGCGCCTCCCTGATCAAGTAG
- a CDS encoding GAK system CofD-like protein, producing the protein MQRIQITHHINVPDPVKVARYRTAPHLGPRVLFFSGGTALKTLSQELINYTHNSIHIITPFDSGGSSAEIRKNFSMLGVGDIRNRLMALADRSLKGNPQIFDLFAYRFPKDAEPADLRERLRKLIEGKDPLVTRIHDPMRKLIRSHLRFFSERMPDNFELRGASIGNLILTGGYFNYSRHIDPVIYLFSKLVEARGAVRPVINMDLNLAAELADGSVIPGQHNITGKEAAPLASPIKRLFLTRERDPREDGLPPEEVEPPMVRRKVSDLIKTAEIICYPMGSFYSSLIANLLPRGVGTAIAEAQCPKVYVPNLGNDPEMLGMGLFDAVRTLLFYLEKSCSQSIARDRLLNFVLIDTKRGKYPTPLHLEKIRRFGVEVLDVELVTEQSAPYLDPNKVIEHVLSLV; encoded by the coding sequence ATGCAACGCATCCAAATTACGCATCATATCAATGTGCCGGACCCGGTGAAGGTGGCGCGCTACCGCACGGCCCCGCACCTGGGCCCGCGCGTGCTCTTCTTTTCCGGCGGCACAGCCCTGAAGACCCTCTCCCAGGAACTCATCAACTACACCCACAACTCCATCCACATCATTACTCCCTTCGATTCCGGCGGCAGCTCGGCGGAAATTCGCAAAAATTTCAGCATGCTGGGGGTGGGGGATATCCGCAACCGGCTCATGGCCCTGGCGGACCGCTCCCTGAAAGGCAACCCGCAGATTTTCGATCTCTTTGCCTACCGCTTCCCCAAGGACGCCGAACCCGCCGACCTGCGCGAGCGCCTGCGCAAGCTCATCGAAGGCAAGGACCCCCTCGTCACCCGCATCCACGATCCCATGCGCAAGCTCATCCGCAGCCACTTGCGGTTCTTTTCCGAGCGCATGCCGGACAACTTCGAGCTGCGCGGCGCGTCCATCGGCAACCTGATTCTGACCGGCGGCTACTTCAACTACAGCCGGCACATCGATCCGGTCATCTATCTCTTTTCCAAGCTGGTGGAGGCCCGCGGTGCGGTGCGGCCGGTGATCAACATGGATCTGAACCTGGCTGCGGAACTGGCGGACGGGTCGGTGATTCCCGGGCAGCACAACATCACCGGCAAGGAGGCCGCGCCCCTGGCCAGCCCCATCAAGCGGCTGTTCCTCACCCGGGAGCGCGATCCTCGCGAGGATGGCCTGCCTCCGGAAGAGGTGGAACCGCCGATGGTGCGCCGCAAGGTGTCAGACCTCATCAAGACGGCGGAAATAATTTGTTATCCCATGGGCAGTTTCTATTCCAGCCTCATCGCCAACCTGCTCCCGCGCGGCGTGGGTACGGCCATTGCGGAGGCCCAGTGCCCCAAGGTGTATGTGCCAAACCTGGGCAACGACCCGGAAATGCTGGGCATGGGGCTGTTCGATGCCGTGCGCACCTTGCTGTTTTATCTGGAAAAGAGTTGCAGCCAGAGCATCGCGCGTGATCGGCTGCTGAACTTTGTGCTCATCGACACCAAACGCGGCAAGTACCCGACGCCTTTGCATCTGGAGAAAATCCGCCGCTTTGGCGTGGAAGTGCTGGATGTGGAGCTGGTGACGGAGCAGAGCGCGCCGTATCTGGACCCGAACAAGGTCATTGAGCATGTGCTGAGTCTGGTGTGA
- a CDS encoding response regulator transcription factor, which translates to MAATAKTASKILIVDDEPHIRMLLEETLETLEEEGVALLYAENGEEGLALIKEERPSLVFLDVMMPRMNGFDVCDWVKNKLALDGVYVVMLTAKGQEFDSQRGLESGADVYMTKPFRPSEVLMLARTVLGM; encoded by the coding sequence ATGGCGGCCACGGCCAAGACGGCCTCCAAGATTCTCATTGTGGATGACGAGCCGCACATCCGCATGCTCCTGGAAGAAACCCTGGAGACCCTGGAAGAAGAGGGCGTCGCCCTGCTGTATGCCGAGAACGGCGAAGAGGGCCTGGCCCTCATCAAGGAAGAACGGCCGTCCCTCGTCTTTCTGGATGTCATGATGCCCAGGATGAACGGCTTTGACGTGTGCGACTGGGTGAAGAACAAGCTGGCCCTGGACGGCGTGTATGTCGTCATGCTCACAGCCAAGGGGCAGGAATTCGATTCCCAGCGCGGCCTGGAATCCGGGGCAGACGTGTACATGACCAAGCCTTTCCGCCCGTCGGAAGTGCTCATGCTGGCCCGCACCGTGCTGGGCATGTGA
- a CDS encoding NYN domain-containing protein → MPYPRGKTISFIDNANIYRGVGKAGWRIDWKKLQEFIEKGGPVWQTYLFGTAMMQTERDMPAASSSEAFYHFVRSQLHWHVKLYEPRTYTSTCRNCQHTRAMIEEKGVDVGIATKMLILALNKGYDTAILMSGDGDLYECVHYILNLGIRVEIISWKDQLARELFDVASNVIYFDDIRDEIELFREPSRLDARPDARPDVRPDARPDMRNDRPADYRSDRPADYRSDRPADYRDSSGLLIRPPRSGYQDYRPEFNQDYQPKNQFADDPDELDDVDDGPAPGNR, encoded by the coding sequence ATGCCATACCCCCGAGGGAAAACCATCTCCTTTATTGACAACGCAAATATCTATCGCGGCGTCGGTAAGGCCGGCTGGCGTATCGATTGGAAAAAATTGCAGGAGTTCATCGAAAAAGGCGGCCCCGTCTGGCAGACGTACCTCTTCGGCACGGCCATGATGCAGACCGAGCGGGACATGCCCGCCGCTTCCAGCTCGGAAGCCTTCTACCACTTCGTACGCAGCCAGCTGCACTGGCACGTGAAGCTTTACGAGCCCAGGACGTATACCTCCACCTGCCGCAATTGCCAACACACCCGCGCCATGATTGAAGAAAAAGGCGTGGACGTGGGCATTGCCACCAAGATGCTCATCCTGGCCCTGAACAAAGGCTACGACACGGCCATCCTCATGAGCGGCGACGGCGACCTCTACGAATGCGTCCATTACATCCTGAACCTGGGCATTCGCGTGGAGATCATCAGTTGGAAGGATCAGCTGGCCCGCGAGCTGTTCGACGTGGCGTCCAATGTCATCTATTTCGATGATATCCGCGACGAAATCGAGCTGTTCCGCGAGCCTTCCAGGCTTGATGCCAGGCCCGATGCCAGACCAGACGTCAGGCCCGACGCCAGACCCGACATGCGCAACGATCGTCCTGCCGACTACCGCAGCGATCGTCCTGCCGACTACCGCAGCGATCGTCCTGCCGACTACCGCGACAGCAGCGGCCTGCTGATTCGGCCGCCGCGCTCCGGCTACCAGGACTATCGCCCCGAATTCAACCAGGACTACCAGCCCAAAAACCAGTTTGCGGACGATCCGGACGAACTGGATGATGTGGACGACGGGCCGGCTCCGGGAAATCGCTAG
- a CDS encoding PAS domain-containing hybrid sensor histidine kinase/response regulator, translating into MTPSARMDALVDHLPLSIMVFDAQGRLEFVNRWHLDVFNQGKLPASFFLGLTMQELPGLKSAGVAEDLSVVFEGKRVFMDEVRVPRYASGRSGYQRIRCLPMFADDAGTGQDDNRVCGAVLIREDITAHMLGKQRLQEAETKYRTIFQSAPVGIFLTTLDGRFLDMNQTMAAMLGYESPRDAIHAISDIAAECYATPADRTSMVEELRRTGIILGLERDFKRRDGSLFTATLHAHFVNGEDGAPLHMEGMLTDTTARRQAEEALREAKLTAELANAAKSAFLANISHDLRTPLHHMLGMAELAAAEAVSPTQLEYLRLQRQAGEHLLSLVNDLLDLSLIEADKLELASTPFSLRALAGELQALFARQAEEKGLEFSVAVEPGLPDARQGDPTRLRQVLVNLAGNALKFTAQGYVRVEFLAHPLAEEVHFQVRDTGPGIPRRRQQDIFEPYTRLQARDSVGGAGLGLAISRRLVERMGGSLSLVSTPGRGARFFFSVPLPAAITAASPQLAAPAPLQELPGALPRRVLVVEDEPVSRLYSLKVLEQAGIAADAVTDGETALERLAATPYDAVLLDMHLRDMDGLTLLHALRAFPENTATPPATPVLMVTAQAMRGDRSRILAAGADAYLAKPVNSAQLLHALARLHVQPLPPGDNSPRT; encoded by the coding sequence ATGACGCCTTCCGCCCGAATGGATGCCCTGGTGGATCATCTCCCCCTGTCCATCATGGTCTTCGATGCCCAGGGCCGCCTGGAATTCGTCAATCGCTGGCACCTGGACGTCTTCAACCAAGGCAAGCTGCCAGCCTCCTTCTTTCTGGGCCTGACCATGCAAGAGCTGCCCGGGCTCAAAAGCGCGGGCGTGGCCGAGGATCTGTCGGTCGTCTTTGAGGGCAAGCGCGTGTTCATGGACGAAGTGCGGGTGCCGCGCTATGCCAGCGGCCGTTCGGGATATCAGCGCATCCGGTGCCTGCCCATGTTTGCGGACGACGCAGGTACTGGCCAGGACGACAACCGCGTCTGCGGCGCCGTACTCATCCGGGAAGACATCACCGCCCACATGCTGGGCAAGCAGCGGCTGCAGGAAGCCGAAACAAAATACCGCACCATTTTTCAGAGCGCGCCCGTGGGTATCTTTCTCACCACCCTGGACGGCCGGTTTCTGGACATGAACCAGACCATGGCCGCCATGCTGGGCTACGAGTCGCCACGGGACGCGATCCACGCCATCTCCGACATCGCCGCAGAATGCTACGCCACTCCGGCCGACCGCACCTCCATGGTGGAGGAACTGCGGCGCACCGGCATCATTCTGGGCCTGGAACGAGACTTCAAACGCCGGGACGGCTCCCTGTTCACTGCCACCCTGCATGCCCACTTCGTCAACGGGGAAGACGGCGCCCCCCTGCATATGGAAGGCATGCTCACGGACACCACGGCCAGGCGGCAGGCGGAAGAGGCCCTCAGGGAAGCCAAACTCACGGCCGAGCTGGCCAACGCCGCCAAAAGCGCCTTCCTGGCCAACATCAGCCACGATCTGCGCACCCCCCTGCATCACATGCTGGGCATGGCAGAACTGGCCGCCGCCGAAGCCGTCTCGCCCACGCAGTTGGAATATCTCCGGCTGCAGCGCCAGGCCGGGGAGCACTTGCTGTCCCTGGTGAATGACCTGCTGGATCTCTCCCTCATCGAGGCCGACAAGCTGGAGCTGGCCAGCACGCCCTTTTCCCTGCGCGCCCTGGCCGGGGAGCTGCAAGCGCTCTTTGCCCGCCAAGCCGAGGAAAAAGGGCTGGAATTCAGCGTCGCCGTGGAGCCCGGCCTGCCGGACGCCAGACAGGGCGACCCCACCCGGCTGCGTCAGGTGCTGGTGAATCTGGCCGGCAATGCCCTGAAGTTCACCGCCCAAGGCTACGTGCGGGTGGAGTTCCTCGCCCATCCCCTGGCGGAAGAGGTGCACTTTCAGGTGCGGGATACCGGCCCGGGCATCCCCAGGCGCCGCCAGCAAGACATCTTCGAGCCATACACCCGGCTGCAGGCCAGGGATTCGGTCGGCGGGGCCGGGCTGGGTCTGGCCATTTCCCGCAGGCTGGTGGAGCGCATGGGCGGCAGCCTCTCCCTGGTGAGCACACCGGGCCGGGGGGCGCGATTCTTCTTCTCCGTGCCCCTGCCTGCCGCCATTACCGCTGCCTCCCCGCAGCTCGCCGCCCCTGCGCCACTGCAGGAGCTCCCAGGCGCGTTGCCCCGGCGGGTGCTGGTGGTGGAGGACGAGCCCGTCAGCCGCCTGTACAGCCTGAAAGTGCTGGAGCAGGCCGGCATTGCGGCCGATGCCGTCACGGATGGCGAAACCGCGCTGGAACGCCTGGCAGCCACCCCCTACGATGCCGTACTGCTGGACATGCACCTGCGCGACATGGATGGCCTGACGCTGCTGCACGCCCTGCGCGCCTTCCCGGAAAACACCGCCACCCCCCCCGCCACGCCGGTGCTGATGGTCACGGCCCAGGCCATGCGCGGGGACCGTTCACGCATCCTTGCCGCCGGTGCGGACGCCTATCTGGCCAAGCCGGTCAACAGCGCCCAACTGTTGCATGCCCTGGCCCGTCTGCATGTCCAACCGCTCCCACCCGGGGACAATTCACCCCGCACCTGA
- a CDS encoding HIRAN domain-containing protein: protein MADIAVAFSGLSGQLMGATAGTVEIAIPFTAEIFLIDTHIAGLAYYAAAEALTVEGEPPALTLRREPGNPYDALAIEVLTADGKKLGYVPRKINPILARLMDAGKMLGAVVTRVHQGAHGTVGEVAIHIFLKEA, encoded by the coding sequence ATGGCAGATATTGCGGTCGCATTCTCTGGCCTGAGCGGGCAGCTCATGGGCGCGACCGCGGGCACGGTGGAGATCGCCATCCCCTTCACCGCAGAAATTTTTCTGATCGATACGCACATTGCCGGTCTCGCCTACTACGCGGCTGCCGAGGCCCTGACTGTGGAGGGCGAGCCGCCAGCCCTGACGCTGCGGCGCGAACCGGGCAACCCGTATGATGCCCTGGCCATCGAGGTGCTGACGGCAGACGGAAAAAAGCTTGGGTATGTGCCCCGAAAAATCAATCCAATCCTTGCCCGACTCATGGATGCCGGAAAGATGCTCGGGGCCGTTGTCACCCGTGTGCACCAGGGTGCGCATGGTACGGTGGGCGAGGTGGCCATCCATATTTTTCTCAAAGAGGCATGA
- a CDS encoding methyl-accepting chemotaxis protein — MFENISVQTRVLCLLGLMLLSIAGAMVLASRAMDEIADIGVAETQNTMLQGERNKVKVATDAMAAALGDLLKDVSGDDARVQFIRQSVDAFRFEEDKSGYFFVYKGTVNVALPPKKELQGKDLNETKDVNGVYFVRDLARAAARGGGFVEYIFPKPGKGDQPKLAYAAMIPGTDIWIGTGIYIDNVEEAKTAIRAHITTATGKALQSITLQLAAFFVVLVLPLAVLLIRSVVLPIKEATAAAQAVAAGNLAITITPKGTSEMGRLQAALRDMVATLNKNLEDITQQTRLAEEKALAAEGASSEARAATERAEHAKAEGMLHAATRLDQLTSRLAAAMEEIAAQSDIIRQSTSQQQERIHSTATGMEEMRATVVEVARSAAEAARQSTQAQDEARRGADVVSKSIDAMSSTRKKAEFLKDSMRNLDQQAKDIGSVLTTINDIADQTNLLALNAAIEAARAGDAGRGFAVVADEVRKLAEKTMQATREVGQSITAIQTAAASNVAGMDEAVQEMTRAADLANESGSSLSAIVQAAQTAAGQVHSIATAAEEQSATTEEFSRALEEINQLAGETSTHISGTADVLHELAEQSSTLTSLIETMKRESQGS, encoded by the coding sequence ATGTTCGAGAACATCTCCGTTCAAACGCGAGTGCTCTGCCTGCTCGGACTGATGCTGCTCAGCATCGCCGGCGCCATGGTGCTTGCTTCCAGGGCCATGGACGAGATTGCCGACATCGGCGTGGCGGAAACTCAGAACACCATGCTCCAGGGCGAGCGCAACAAAGTGAAGGTGGCCACGGACGCCATGGCCGCCGCCCTGGGCGACCTGCTCAAGGACGTGTCCGGAGATGACGCCCGCGTGCAATTCATCCGCCAGTCCGTGGACGCCTTCCGCTTCGAGGAAGACAAGTCCGGCTACTTCTTCGTGTACAAGGGCACGGTGAACGTGGCCCTGCCCCCCAAAAAGGAACTGCAGGGCAAGGATCTGAACGAAACCAAGGACGTCAACGGCGTCTACTTCGTCCGCGATCTGGCCAGGGCCGCTGCCCGCGGCGGCGGGTTCGTGGAGTACATCTTTCCCAAACCCGGTAAGGGCGACCAGCCCAAGCTGGCCTATGCCGCAATGATTCCTGGCACGGACATCTGGATCGGCACCGGCATTTACATCGACAACGTAGAGGAAGCCAAGACCGCCATCCGCGCCCACATCACCACTGCCACGGGCAAAGCGCTGCAATCCATCACCCTGCAACTGGCCGCGTTCTTCGTCGTCCTGGTGCTGCCCCTGGCTGTACTGCTCATCCGCAGCGTGGTCCTGCCCATCAAGGAAGCCACCGCCGCCGCCCAGGCCGTGGCCGCCGGCAATCTGGCCATCACCATCACCCCCAAGGGCACCAGCGAAATGGGCCGCCTGCAGGCCGCCCTGCGCGACATGGTGGCCACCCTGAACAAGAATCTGGAAGACATCACCCAGCAGACCCGCTTGGCTGAGGAAAAAGCCCTGGCCGCCGAGGGAGCCTCCTCAGAGGCCCGGGCTGCCACCGAACGGGCTGAACACGCCAAGGCGGAAGGCATGCTCCACGCCGCCACCCGGCTGGATCAACTCACCTCCCGTCTGGCCGCCGCCATGGAAGAGATTGCCGCCCAGTCCGACATCATCCGCCAAAGCACCAGCCAGCAGCAGGAACGCATCCATTCCACGGCCACGGGCATGGAAGAAATGCGCGCCACGGTGGTGGAGGTGGCCCGCAGCGCCGCCGAGGCCGCCCGCCAAAGCACCCAGGCCCAGGACGAAGCCAGACGCGGCGCAGATGTGGTGAGCAAGTCCATCGACGCCATGAGCTCAACACGCAAGAAAGCGGAATTCCTCAAGGACTCCATGCGCAACCTGGACCAGCAAGCCAAGGATATCGGCTCCGTCCTGACCACCATCAACGACATTGCCGACCAGACCAACCTGCTGGCGCTGAATGCTGCCATCGAGGCGGCCAGGGCGGGCGATGCAGGCCGCGGCTTTGCTGTGGTGGCCGACGAAGTGCGCAAACTGGCGGAAAAGACCATGCAGGCCACCAGGGAGGTGGGCCAGAGCATCACCGCCATCCAGACCGCCGCCGCCAGCAACGTGGCCGGCATGGACGAAGCCGTCCAGGAGATGACCCGCGCGGCAGACCTGGCCAACGAGTCCGGCTCGTCCCTCTCGGCCATTGTCCAGGCCGCCCAGACTGCTGCCGGGCAGGTGCATTCCATCGCCACAGCGGCCGAAGAACAGTCCGCCACCACCGAGGAATTCAGCCGGGCCCTGGAGGAAATCAACCAACTGGCAGGAGAGACCTCCACGCACATTTCCGGCACGGCCGATGTGCTCCACGAACTGGCCGAACAATCCAGCACCCTGACCTCCCTCATCGAAACCATGAAACGGGAGTCGCAGGGCAGCTAG
- a CDS encoding J domain-containing protein produces the protein MRTHTVPLLQAVYQAEIGMHELELLKARVVVNECGYRIREITAILNRGGRIGMDELQRLELQIQQIKAQWQQELEAKEHQVQTSMQLLNHVEFLSEAAQQQLKALYRSLCLLLHPDLHADSAAYQLYWHSVQDGYARGDVETLEALLVTVQSHAEMAAPAACAGLEALRQERDRLEALTTTRLQRLHDARQLPPLSLEKELHDPAWIAAKRAELHAACAAMRRRGEELQATYAALLQRGGMWMQ, from the coding sequence TTGAGAACCCACACCGTGCCGCTGCTGCAGGCCGTGTATCAAGCGGAAATAGGTATGCATGAGCTGGAACTGCTCAAGGCGCGGGTGGTGGTGAATGAATGCGGCTACCGGATCCGGGAAATCACGGCCATCCTGAATCGGGGCGGGCGCATCGGTATGGACGAGCTGCAGCGTCTTGAATTGCAGATCCAGCAGATCAAGGCGCAATGGCAGCAGGAGCTCGAAGCCAAGGAGCATCAGGTGCAGACCAGCATGCAGTTGCTCAATCACGTGGAATTTCTCTCAGAGGCGGCGCAGCAGCAGCTCAAGGCCCTGTACCGCAGCCTGTGCCTGCTGTTGCATCCGGATTTGCACGCGGATTCCGCCGCGTATCAGTTGTACTGGCACAGCGTGCAGGACGGCTATGCCCGGGGCGACGTCGAAACCCTGGAAGCCCTGCTGGTGACTGTGCAATCGCATGCGGAGATGGCAGCCCCTGCGGCCTGCGCCGGGCTGGAGGCCTTGCGGCAGGAGCGGGACCGGCTGGAAGCCCTGACGACGACCCGTCTGCAGCGATTGCACGACGCCCGGCAGCTTCCGCCCCTGAGCCTGGAAAAGGAACTGCACGATCCGGCGTGGATTGCCGCCAAGCGGGCCGAGCTGCACGCTGCCTGTGCAGCCATGCGCCGCAGGGGCGAGGAACTGCAGGCCACGTATGCCGCACTCCTGCAGCGTGGCGGCATGTGGATGCAGTGA